In Parasegetibacter sp. NRK P23, a single genomic region encodes these proteins:
- a CDS encoding HlyD family secretion protein, producing the protein MNNYLYQPIEAGTEKCPSAFGKIYRIDRKSRAKRWLFGTLFVLLVFMFLPWTQNIRARGSVTTLRQEQRPQQINTVIAGSVSKWYVKEGDFVKAGDTILQLGEVKAEYFDSNLLQRTQQQIVAKQQSIDGYRNKANASEAQMEALREARKFKLETLDNKITQQQLKIRTEEAELIAVKNELDAYQRQIDAAKVLLDNGAISLTEFERRKINFQNSTAKLNSATNKLEQSRQELVNLSIEKQSAIQEYTDKIAKAQGEGFSSLSEAATAEAEVAKLQNAYANYDVRNKLYYILAPQSGQVSKAKKAGIGEFLKEGEMIAEIVPDKVQFAIELFVSPMDLPLISIGQKVRFIFDGFPVIVFSGWPGGSYGTFGGRIIAIEKSVSVNGKFRVLVTEDPDDRKWPEQLSIGGGAEGIALLKDVRIYYEIWRRINGFPPEYYQAQAAPVQK; encoded by the coding sequence ATGAACAACTACCTATACCAACCGATTGAAGCAGGAACTGAAAAGTGTCCGTCGGCTTTCGGAAAAATATACCGGATCGACCGGAAAAGCCGGGCCAAACGCTGGCTCTTCGGCACCCTCTTCGTATTGCTGGTGTTCATGTTCCTTCCGTGGACACAGAACATCCGTGCAAGGGGTTCGGTGACCACGCTCCGGCAGGAACAGCGTCCGCAACAGATCAATACCGTGATCGCCGGTTCCGTGTCCAAATGGTACGTGAAAGAAGGAGATTTCGTGAAGGCCGGGGATACCATCCTGCAACTGGGGGAAGTGAAAGCCGAATACTTCGACAGCAACCTGCTCCAGAGAACCCAGCAGCAGATCGTCGCCAAACAACAAAGTATTGATGGCTACCGCAACAAAGCCAACGCCAGCGAAGCGCAAATGGAAGCTTTGCGGGAAGCGAGGAAGTTCAAACTCGAAACATTAGACAACAAAATTACCCAGCAACAATTAAAGATCAGAACCGAAGAGGCTGAACTGATTGCGGTAAAAAACGAACTGGACGCCTACCAAAGGCAGATTGACGCCGCAAAGGTACTGCTGGACAATGGCGCCATCTCCCTCACTGAATTTGAAAGAAGAAAAATTAACTTCCAGAACAGCACCGCAAAACTGAACAGCGCCACCAACAAACTGGAACAAAGCAGGCAGGAACTGGTGAACCTCAGCATCGAAAAACAATCGGCCATACAGGAATATACGGACAAGATCGCCAAGGCACAGGGAGAAGGCTTCTCCTCTTTGTCCGAAGCGGCAACAGCGGAAGCCGAAGTGGCCAAACTCCAGAACGCCTATGCCAACTACGATGTAAGGAACAAATTGTATTATATACTGGCTCCGCAAAGCGGGCAGGTATCGAAGGCCAAAAAAGCGGGTATCGGCGAGTTCCTCAAAGAAGGTGAAATGATCGCTGAAATCGTACCCGATAAGGTACAGTTCGCGATAGAGCTTTTCGTTTCCCCCATGGACCTTCCCCTCATCAGCATCGGCCAGAAAGTGCGTTTCATATTCGACGGGTTCCCGGTAATCGTTTTCAGCGGATGGCCCGGCGGCAGCTACGGCACCTTTGGCGGAAGAATAATAGCCATCGAAAAATCGGTGAGCGTGAACGGCAAATTTCGTGTATTGGTAACCGAAGACCCAGACGATAGAAAATGGCCCGAGCAACTGAGCATCGGCGGTGGCGCTGAAGGCATCGCCCTGCTCAAAGATGTGCGCATTTACTACGAAATATGGCGGCGCATCAATGGTTTCCCGCCGGAATATTATCAGGCTCAGGCTGCACCCGTTCAAAAATAA
- a CDS encoding TolC family protein: protein MRASSIYTFLLLALFGARGTAQDTANTLSVTRFIEQVRTYHPVARQANLLTEMAEANLLAARGAFDPVAELTNNAKSLDGTNYYRNTNPELRLPTAFGVELKTGFERNEGVYLNPERTKGVATYLGLEIPVLNGLLIDKRRAALQQAKIISTRSEQERLAAYNNLLFDAYTTYWQWAGAHQLLQVYQEFEAISAERLALVRLLFENGDRPMADTVEAHSQLLNYRLLATAALQERNRQAIELSGYLWSEAGNPMLLPENAIPDSLSTNLEAPEALQAEVMNNIILNHPELRAYRFKLQEMDVELRLKRQELLPVLKLKANLLSKEYYDYKEINPAYFRNNHQWGLTFKMPLLLREARGAYRNAQLKIESANLDIARKSFQIEQKILQYLNEAKLLRSQLQTATSMYNDLSFLLKTEELKFSQGESALFLINSRESKVIETQQKLVELQVKYLKALYAIEWASGRMR from the coding sequence ATGAGAGCAAGTTCAATCTATACATTTCTCCTGCTGGCGCTTTTTGGTGCGCGGGGCACGGCACAGGATACCGCCAACACGTTAAGCGTGACCCGTTTTATTGAACAGGTACGCACTTACCATCCTGTGGCCCGGCAGGCCAACCTGCTCACTGAAATGGCGGAAGCCAACCTGCTGGCCGCACGCGGCGCGTTTGATCCCGTAGCTGAACTGACCAACAACGCCAAATCGCTTGACGGTACCAATTATTACCGCAACACGAACCCGGAACTGCGCCTGCCTACAGCATTTGGCGTGGAACTGAAAACCGGTTTTGAAAGAAACGAAGGGGTATACCTTAACCCCGAACGCACCAAAGGAGTGGCTACGTACCTCGGTCTGGAAATCCCTGTATTGAACGGATTGCTCATCGATAAACGCAGGGCAGCTCTACAACAGGCGAAAATTATCAGCACCAGAAGCGAACAGGAAAGACTGGCCGCTTACAACAACCTGCTGTTTGACGCCTACACCACCTACTGGCAATGGGCCGGCGCCCACCAGTTGCTGCAAGTATACCAGGAGTTTGAAGCCATCAGCGCGGAACGACTGGCCCTGGTGCGGCTCTTATTCGAAAACGGCGACCGCCCCATGGCCGATACCGTGGAAGCCCACAGCCAATTGCTCAACTACCGGTTGCTGGCCACTGCCGCGTTGCAGGAACGCAACAGGCAAGCCATTGAACTCTCCGGTTACCTGTGGTCCGAAGCGGGCAATCCTATGTTGTTACCTGAAAACGCCATACCCGACAGCCTCAGCACCAATCTGGAAGCACCTGAAGCATTGCAGGCGGAAGTCATGAACAACATCATCCTCAACCACCCGGAACTAAGGGCCTATCGTTTCAAACTACAGGAAATGGATGTGGAGCTCCGGCTCAAAAGACAGGAACTGTTGCCTGTACTTAAACTGAAAGCGAACCTGCTGAGCAAAGAGTATTATGACTACAAGGAAATCAATCCCGCGTATTTCCGCAACAACCACCAGTGGGGACTTACCTTCAAAATGCCCCTGCTGCTGAGAGAAGCGCGAGGCGCCTACAGGAACGCGCAACTGAAAATAGAATCTGCCAACCTGGATATCGCACGCAAATCCTTTCAGATCGAACAGAAAATTCTGCAATACCTCAACGAAGCGAAACTCCTCCGCTCCCAGTTGCAAACGGCCACTTCCATGTACAACGACCTGAGTTTTTTGCTGAAGACGGAAGAACTGAAATTCTCCCAGGGCGAAAGCGCTTTGTTCCTGATCAACAGCCGCGAAAGCAAGGTGATTGAAACACAACAAAAACTGGTGGAATTGCAGGTGAAATACCTGAAAGCGCTGTACGCCATTGAATGGGCCAGCGGCAGGATGCGGTAG
- a CDS encoding lipopolysaccharide assembly protein LapB: protein MNHILKSIVLLASVCYGNILLSQDLKISSLGLGFYGLTDQQNNEVVKRKYHKIYDAPKAGCFIAEDKNHKVELLHRQTGKVIKKGKDLTMLPQGYAGSNFMVLGKNGKYALYNFDFQPFSKEYHQIKINYHYPQYVLFFENTDWGLMNAKAEILIPAQYMTMDFGQLKDDGIFHPTPYLFRVSRPNQQTIYVDSTNTMDIAATAANCCYRGGGLGTDYLAQRAFLLQNLDKLKGVGKTAIAKTYHTTHDSINNLAEAYKWYKMGWQEAPSSLYAGLSLAEFLRTKTEFRDLDSSLSFAQLFRAVADMMPYYNIEIAALFMKNNPDSARFYYEKAISKTKFNSYAHLYANIGLAKIHYAKGDKTLAASHLLKAKSAAAANHTQVYAHQVEELAGMKLAADVLQYGQVVLFNGKKAMVLHTSLNGRNLSNGDVIPPTATNFKILNESNEQFFTRCPECAGTGTVTKTIKSPYTYSYSISEKHTGSSVSGDYIKTTTYTPPSTYKGEVTCSRCYGTKKVVKK, encoded by the coding sequence ATGAATCATATCCTTAAATCTATAGTATTACTGGCAAGTGTATGTTATGGAAATATACTGCTTTCCCAGGACCTTAAAATCAGCAGTCTGGGATTGGGATTCTACGGCCTGACGGATCAACAAAATAATGAAGTGGTGAAACGGAAATACCATAAAATATATGACGCCCCCAAAGCCGGCTGCTTTATCGCGGAAGATAAAAACCATAAAGTGGAACTGCTTCACAGGCAAACAGGGAAAGTAATTAAAAAGGGGAAAGACTTAACCATGCTGCCTCAAGGGTACGCGGGCAGCAATTTTATGGTATTGGGTAAAAATGGAAAATACGCCTTGTATAATTTTGATTTTCAGCCATTCAGCAAAGAATACCATCAAATAAAAATAAACTACCATTACCCACAGTATGTGCTCTTCTTTGAAAATACGGACTGGGGCCTGATGAATGCTAAAGCCGAAATACTCATCCCGGCACAATACATGACGATGGACTTCGGACAGTTGAAAGACGATGGCATTTTTCATCCCACGCCGTACTTATTCCGGGTATCGCGACCCAATCAACAAACTATTTATGTGGACAGCACGAATACCATGGACATTGCCGCCACCGCTGCAAACTGCTGTTACCGCGGTGGTGGACTTGGCACCGATTACCTCGCTCAAAGAGCCTTCCTGCTGCAAAACCTCGACAAACTAAAAGGAGTAGGCAAAACCGCTATCGCCAAAACCTACCACACCACACACGACAGCATCAACAACCTGGCAGAAGCCTACAAATGGTACAAAATGGGATGGCAAGAAGCCCCCTCTTCGTTATACGCAGGTTTAAGTCTGGCCGAATTCCTCCGCACAAAAACCGAGTTTCGTGACCTGGACTCCTCCCTCTCCTTCGCTCAACTGTTCAGGGCCGTAGCCGATATGATGCCGTATTACAATATTGAGATCGCAGCTCTTTTTATGAAGAACAATCCCGACAGCGCCCGTTTCTATTATGAGAAAGCCATTTCAAAAACAAAGTTCAATAGCTATGCGCACCTCTACGCCAATATAGGCCTGGCCAAAATACATTATGCAAAGGGCGACAAAACGCTGGCGGCATCGCACCTGCTGAAAGCGAAAAGCGCGGCGGCTGCCAACCACACCCAGGTATATGCGCACCAGGTAGAAGAGCTTGCCGGGATGAAACTGGCCGCGGACGTACTTCAGTACGGACAGGTGGTGCTATTCAATGGAAAAAAAGCAATGGTACTGCATACTTCGCTGAACGGCAGAAACCTCAGCAACGGCGATGTGATTCCGCCCACGGCCACCAATTTTAAAATATTGAACGAAAGCAACGAACAGTTTTTTACCAGATGTCCCGAATGCGCCGGAACCGGCACCGTTACCAAAACCATCAAATCGCCCTATACCTATTCTTATTCGATCAGCGAAAAACATACCGGCTCATCGGTTTCAGGTGACTATATCAAAACCACTACTTATACACCGCCAAGCACGTACAAAGGCGAGGTTACCTGTAGCCGTTGTTATGGCACGAAAAAGGTGGTGAAAAAATAA
- a CDS encoding alpha/beta fold hydrolase — protein MRQVQPFILFTFLIAFSSFAQAQQLYVKTFGPASGKPLLFLHGGPGGSTLDFELTTAPELAKKGFFVIVYDRRGEGRSISDSAKFTFEETFNDIHGIYKQYNIKSAALLGHSFGGVVAGKFAAQYPQQVNHLILAGAPLSLQHMFRTILTNVQNASKDSGLLKQLHEVKGYDTASIHYSSGCFMLAMQARLYNTGNPTPKARQLYKEMMEHEAMKQYTASLTATNYKTMLNPVMGFWKNEKYTTLDITTALHKVSKENIPIYGIYGKEDGLFNPAHINTLRGIIGNESRVLYLDNCSHGVFMDQQDIFIASITDWLK, from the coding sequence ATGCGGCAGGTTCAACCATTCATTCTTTTTACTTTTCTTATCGCCTTCAGCAGCTTTGCACAGGCGCAACAGCTTTATGTAAAAACCTTCGGGCCGGCTTCAGGAAAACCACTGCTCTTTTTACACGGTGGTCCGGGCGGAAGCACCCTCGATTTTGAACTGACCACCGCGCCGGAACTCGCGAAAAAAGGATTTTTTGTGATCGTGTACGACCGTCGTGGCGAAGGAAGGTCCATCTCCGATTCCGCGAAGTTTACTTTTGAAGAAACGTTCAATGATATCCATGGTATCTACAAACAGTACAACATAAAATCTGCCGCCTTATTGGGTCACAGTTTCGGTGGTGTGGTGGCCGGTAAATTCGCTGCGCAATATCCTCAACAGGTTAATCATCTTATTCTTGCGGGCGCGCCGCTTTCTCTTCAGCACATGTTCCGCACTATTCTTACCAACGTGCAAAACGCCAGCAAAGACTCCGGCCTTCTAAAGCAATTGCATGAAGTAAAAGGGTATGATACCGCTTCCATCCATTACAGTTCAGGCTGTTTTATGCTTGCCATGCAGGCGCGCCTTTACAACACCGGCAATCCAACCCCGAAAGCACGGCAATTGTATAAGGAAATGATGGAACATGAAGCGATGAAACAATATACCGCTTCCCTCACCGCCACCAACTACAAAACCATGCTCAATCCTGTGATGGGCTTCTGGAAAAATGAAAAATACACCACACTGGACATTACCACTGCGCTGCATAAGGTCAGCAAGGAAAACATCCCCATCTATGGCATTTACGGCAAAGAAGATGGTTTGTTCAATCCCGCGCATATCAATACGCTACGCGGAATCATAGGAAATGAATCACGGGTTTTATATCTTGACAATTGTTCGCACGGCGTATTCATGGACCAGCAGGACATATTCATCGCATCTATAACCGATTGGCTGAAATGA
- a CDS encoding RNA polymerase sigma factor, with product MNNFDEVYHQYWDRIFRLCMGYVNDHDLALDMAQETFVIVWKQLPTFRGEAAIGTWIYRIAVNLCLRQIEKNNREFRLKKDAPLHHYDTEHDLEPRIRLLYRLISELPELDRIIISLELEAVKQSEIARITGISDSNVRVRIHRIKEKLTKKFKENGY from the coding sequence ATGAACAATTTCGACGAGGTGTACCACCAATACTGGGACAGGATTTTCCGGTTGTGCATGGGTTATGTAAATGACCACGACCTGGCACTCGACATGGCGCAGGAGACTTTCGTGATCGTATGGAAACAATTGCCAACCTTCAGGGGAGAAGCAGCCATCGGCACCTGGATTTACCGGATCGCTGTAAACCTGTGCCTGCGGCAGATCGAAAAAAACAACCGCGAATTCAGACTGAAGAAAGATGCTCCGCTGCACCACTACGACACGGAGCATGACCTGGAGCCACGCATCCGGTTGCTGTACCGGCTCATCTCCGAACTCCCGGAACTGGACCGCATCATCATCTCCCTGGAACTGGAAGCGGTGAAACAAAGCGAGATCGCGCGCATCACCGGTATTTCCGACAGCAATGTGCGTGTGCGCATTCACCGCATTAAAGAAAAACTGACTAAAAAATTCAAGGAAAATGGATACTGA
- a CDS encoding TlpA disulfide reductase family protein, protein MKNTIIISALLLSATVLQAQQSFEIKGKISDPSLEGAKVHLMYNDAGQSRKDSTVLENGAFYFKGTVAQPVQGTLLLKAATTKPATLAELLGPPPNRADVYLEKGIILLEGKGMSVAQIKGGRSTKELLTLKNALKPFKEKQVETVLQMNTFREANDSVGKARAIAELNRIREQEDSVNLAFIKNNPNSYVAINMLKERANPKALAENRDEVEASFNRFSREMKQSLAGQDIAKKLEVTARIAPGKMAPDFTMNDTLGNPVSLSSFKGKYVLLDFWASWCTPCRYENPSVVKAYNEFKDKNFTILAVSLDGPKAKQAWLDAIHKDGLTWTHVSDLQYWNSAAVQLYGVSSVPMNYLIGPDGKIIATHLRGEALSKKLKELLH, encoded by the coding sequence ATGAAAAATACAATCATTATTTCCGCATTATTACTATCAGCCACAGTTCTGCAGGCGCAACAATCCTTCGAAATAAAAGGTAAAATCTCTGATCCTTCCCTGGAAGGCGCGAAAGTTCACCTCATGTATAACGATGCCGGACAGAGCCGGAAAGACAGTACGGTGCTGGAAAACGGGGCTTTCTACTTTAAGGGCACCGTGGCGCAACCTGTGCAGGGAACGCTTCTTCTGAAAGCGGCCACTACAAAGCCCGCCACATTGGCCGAGTTACTGGGGCCACCTCCTAACCGTGCGGATGTGTACCTCGAAAAAGGAATCATTCTGCTGGAAGGGAAGGGGATGTCGGTGGCGCAAATAAAAGGCGGAAGATCCACGAAGGAATTGCTTACACTTAAAAACGCGTTGAAACCCTTTAAAGAAAAACAGGTGGAAACGGTACTTCAGATGAACACATTCCGTGAAGCGAATGATTCAGTCGGAAAGGCGCGCGCCATCGCGGAGCTGAATAGGATACGGGAGCAGGAAGATAGTGTGAACCTGGCTTTCATTAAAAACAATCCCAACTCTTATGTCGCCATTAATATGTTGAAGGAACGTGCCAATCCGAAGGCGCTTGCGGAAAACAGAGACGAGGTGGAAGCCTCGTTTAACAGGTTTTCACGGGAAATGAAACAAAGTCTGGCCGGACAGGATATCGCGAAAAAACTGGAAGTGACCGCAAGGATCGCTCCTGGGAAAATGGCGCCCGACTTTACCATGAACGATACCCTGGGGAATCCCGTAAGTCTGTCGTCCTTCAAAGGGAAATATGTGTTGCTTGATTTCTGGGCCTCCTGGTGTACGCCCTGTCGTTATGAAAATCCTTCCGTAGTGAAAGCGTACAACGAATTCAAAGACAAAAATTTCACCATACTCGCTGTATCACTTGACGGGCCAAAAGCCAAACAGGCCTGGCTGGACGCGATCCATAAAGACGGTCTCACCTGGACGCATGTATCGGACCTGCAATACTGGAACAGCGCCGCCGTTCAGTTGTATGGCGTAAGCAGTGTCCCGATGAACTACCTCATCGGTCCGGATGGGAAGATCATCGCGACGCACCTGAGAGGGGAAGCGCTCAGTAAAAAGTTGAAAGAGCTTTTGCATTAA